gaactagtcgtgttcagcatgataagggttaaaaaaaataatccgCGATCTTTTACAGGTGATATCACATCTATGCATATACGAGCAAATACTACTATCGTCTTTTGTACAGGGTTATTACTTTCGAATTATCAGACAGGACTAATTAAAGTATTTAcaagatattgtttaaaattacAACATGTTGGGttaagggttaaaaaaataacCCGCCATCTTTTACAGGTGATATCACATCTATGCATATACGAGAAAATACTACTATCGACTTTTGTACAGGGTTATTACTTTCGAATTATTAGACAGGACTAATTAAAGTATTTAcaagatattgtttaaaattacatgttgatattaaaatagagaaaagtggaaacttcacaggttgctcaacacgacaaaaacgaaaatgttgctaAACTTACTTGACTagctaaaataataaaatttgtagaaGAATGTCCTAACAtttttaattacaaacattataCAACTTAAACATCAGTTTATACATGAAAAACGAAGTAAGTATAAATCAGCTAAATAATTGTTTAGAGGCAAATAGTACAATGTAATAAGCAATATTGGAATATCATATAATATCATTTTCTCTGTTTTATTTGCGCATGTGTTCCAATCATGTTCTTACTCTAATGACGTAACAGTGGTTATAAAACAAGAGGCAAAGAAATATTTATGCTCCCCAAAATGACAATTTGGATGTAACTAGTATCAATAATTTTTGAACCTCAAATCAATAGAATAATATTTTTGCTAcacaaacaaaaagataaaaagatatataaGAAGATCTTTTTAAAGCACAAAACacaactaaataaaaataaaagcagatttgttttgtttgcgtctgttcatgaaaggtaatgaaaggtgcaacacccctcacaccccctagcaccggcttaatcggAACTCTCTGCTATCCATAAACATTGCATGTACTCTATGATcacaaatgaccagaaaatataagtgAGGAATATAAGTCCAAGTATAGGGAAGCATACTTTAAGGTTTAGATGCAGAAAGTCTAGACGTTCAAGGCTACAGTAGTCGGAGAACGTTTTCTGCCCATATATACTGTGACATTTATCTTTGATGTTACTACTAAAACACGTCAACTGACCAATCCAAAATATCCTAGAAGGTTTGGGGAGGGTATAGGGGAGGATGCGATGTAGGCCGGAGCGTTCTCTAGTCATAAACTGGATATCAAGTCTCTAGGACACAATGACAATTGAACTTTGACAAAACGACACTCAGTACAATAAGGGTTATATACTGACAATAGGATATCATCCATTGAAGTTATACAGCCGTTAAAGAGGTATacttacaccaatgtactcaacaatttGTCTGAAGTCGAGCActaagagcctaacttttaagggcacaaCTAAGCAAGCTGAGAGTCTTAGACAAAATTCCACTTCCTCCGTCCGTTTTTgcaggatttaggagaaaagcgaCATgtagtcttacactttattagtcatcgcaccatcaaacaGGAAGGCATAGAGACTATCAACTGTGCttaacgattttcgcattgtatcctcttttcaTCTTTTCTAACATGATTTACaaacatttgatttaaataaGCATTATATGTTATTTTCCGAATTCTATAAACTACATCCACATAGTATGGAGGGTGTTTAAGACAAGTGCTTTAAGGCTTGTATTATACGtctttaaggatgtaggagcgaagtttttctaacgttaagaattttttatactctatgagcttgaagaacatttgtttctaagacaaacaagagaagaaaaaaaacataggtcaccgaaatctttttaattttatagggcattttcctCACCCACTGCTttagcatttctgaaattttgtaaaattaggaaaatggtggtactttataaaacatataatatcccacttaatgttatagggatttcaggtgttacaggttaatatgaatacaaggtgatgccagtattatataagcataaatgtcactaacaattctctttcatttttacatattgacataattacccccaCCACTTTATTGTAAagggaaaaaacgtatttagatctacaaaaaaagttctgacgttaagattttcaaaatattttgcagctttaatgacccacaaaaatgcttcaaaatggaaagaaaataagttggggtcaccgtgcatctaagagatttattaagaaaaaactgttgaaaattggtgaattttgatattttttgttctttttgttttaatattattttctagataatataatgtgccatcttgaaaacttttatttcagctatagcttatcattatgtatcagtcaggaaaatttcaaaaccaaacctgatctacatTAATAGGTATTTGACATTATCTACCCccaccccattgtaaatcttacgtcaattttaggcaaatactAGCCtaaaataagggtgaaattttttttttttggcaaaaagtagattctatttggttaaatggtacattattagccatattttaattatctatcattaatttttggcaaaacgtttgttagaaagcaatattcgcagaaacatttttcaaaatggcggatatcctggaaaaaaaaaacgctcgtacatccttaaaatgGTTCAGACGATATGttgtaaaatttagtaaaagcCTTCCGTTGTTTAGGGTATCGGTACCCCTGTTGTAATAGCTATTTGATAAtatgaatatttcttttattaataccTTTTACTTTGAGCAATATCTTGcaaaagttgtgaaatatagcCCTATGATGTCATCCAAAGGAAATCCCCATCAAGGTGGAGGAagctgacaatttcaaaattgaaatcgtctcttttatcatatgtttttgttttaaaatttgttcaatagctcTATAAGTCCAGAATTGACGACGCTTCTAAGTCTGAGGTATTAGCCTTATTAGGAAgtaattcttttatataattgtgtttcaccatttcagaaaaatataggtagtccatatttaaaatatcatcaaggtatATCGAGGTTCCAATAAGAGCTTCCATAATGACAAACTGCGTTTAACGGCCGTAACTCTATGTGATTTTTAGATGTTGCATGAAAACCAATATCAAtatcaaggtcactttgaccttgatctttgacctacagaaATTAAAACTGATAAGGGTCTTGTATAGGCACttgcttttttttgtaaaaactgtaGTTCTAAATATTTTGTAGACATTGATAGGACATTGGACACCTTTCTTGCTTTTGACGTCACTGTGACTTTTTCCTTTTAGCTTTTTTTCTGGATCATCTACAGACTACAGGTAGCTATCGTAAAGTTCAGCGAATATAAGGAAAAATGTTGGCGAGTTATTGATCATACCTAATGGTCTACTGACGGACTGATAGaccgacatatatattttataactaccATTGGTAGTTATATGCTGAATACGAAACATGTGTCTTGAGCTATTAGACAGTGGTAAGGTTTTGGCGCACTGTAAGGCACTGTCCAATTTGACGGAGCTGAGACGGAACAGACGGATGActatgataagtagttcttaaatcccagcaggactgagctattttgatttccgtcttctggcctgtttcgtcgtgcccttaagggtgtttcccttgttgctctgtcttctgcaaaggcattgagtacatgcgttttaggttcttaaggattgtatatatatatatacaatcctTAAGAACCTCAAACGCATATAtacaatccttaagaacctaaaacgcatgcactcaatgcctttgcagatgacagagcaacaagggaaatatatatacaatccttaaaaacctaaaaaacaaagaaaaatatcaaacagggaatgccacgcactgaaaacgcagcctcctcaaaacgaaaccctcagcacgcagacgcgtgcaccacacacacacacacacacacactcacacacacacacacacacaaagccaacacataaggacaaaacgaacaacacacacgcacacaaagcaaacacataagacgaaacgaacaaacaaaggaacacagtggggcaccgcctttaaacaccactggggagcttaaaccggtttatggtgcacctaacctcactcttacccccaccatgttccaaagacatgggacagtgtaaataaaagtaatcccctcccctccaggtgaatctcttacacacgtaatggaaacaaaaatcgcatgtactcaatgcctttgcagaagacagagcaacaagggaaacacatTTATagatacaagagcatttttgtgttttacattacatgccttgtgttgcctttgcgtatgctagtgtttcacctggcggggataacttttatttacactgtcctatgactttggaatatggtgggggtaagagtgaggttaggtgcaccataaaccgatttaagctccccagtggtggttttgccactgaccgttccaaggcggtgcccctctgtgttcctttgtttgtttgttttgtccctGTGTggttgctttgtgtgtgtggtgtgcgtgtgttgatcgtgtgcgcgtttggggaggctgcgtttttagaacacggctttccctgttggatattcttccttgtttttcttttctttgttacCTAACAATTCAGTTAAAAGAATACTTTTCAAAACCATAAACATTATATTAAGCTGAAGTGtatttttatttccttatttacatttttattaacaattattaacaaaaatgttaacaaatagtttccattcattttgtcCTTATCATACAGATTTGTTAGTAAAACGCTCATTTCATAAAGGAAGTTATTTCTGGTTTTGAAGATAATTATAACAAAAGGACGATATTTTACCATTTTGTTGATCGCAGACGACAAGCTTTACTAAAGTAACCGGAACAACGTTTTGAAAATAAGATGTGTATGTAAAGTCTGGCCGGAAATTTTAGTATCACTACCATACCAACcgttttatttgtgtttaaaaGTCCCTAGTTTTATTCTACAACTATTACTATGCTGtgacaaatataacaaatgaCAGGAGTTAGAAAATATACCACAAGATGTTtgttcagatatcaacattacaTAGAATGACGAAACTGTTTGAAAATGACGAATTTGACATATCATACTTTATAAAAAATGTCTTAATGGAACtgacttggattcagtgttgttatattttctggttctttgggatcatggagtccattcgatGGATGTGCAAtggagttccacttaagccggtacAAGGGGGCGTGCATGTTGTTGCACATGTCGTTACCtatcattaacagactcaatcaaaccaaaccgagtctgctgttaccctgctattattttctttttacagattttgctATTATATAAGAATTATCAGTTTgtatgaattaaaaatatatgaaaatttcttAAACTCAGACTGATATAAATTGCTCTGTAATTACAGTTGTACAGTAAAAGTTTCCTATAATTCTCCATGTCTTGCAATTTTACGCATTAGGTTTTGTAGACAATGTTCCACGGCTCCACCTCTGCTTTGTTTGAATACTGTCTCTGTTTCATACGTACAAGAATCCGTACAGACACCCATATATCTCCATTCTAGTCCCATTAACATACCCTGGAATGACCAGTTTATCACGCAGCCATTTCCCCGTGGTATctgtgaaaacaaaatatatatagaattatTTGTACCAAGATAATACTTGAGTTATATTCCTAGGATAAAGGTCGGTTACGTTTGTTACGGACAGTTTGTGAAATCTTAGAAAGTGAAACAAGTAATCATTTTATGTTGAACATCTGTCGTATACTACTTGGTTCCAgttttcttctttaaatataatgtcattttatcaagtgaaataatttaacattttcgTTCACTGTCAGACAAACTCGCGTTTATATATACCTGTCCAGAATTTTTTGTCCCGAGTGAGCCAGCTAAATTTGTTGCCATACTCAAGAAATCTTCTAGGCCACCATGCGCTGCCCCTATGAAAGAAAGAATGAATAAGGTATAATTTTATCTGGTTACCactatttttaaaagttattatcaTACGACACTTCAATTGATGATTACTCAAAATATTTCACGAGCCTGAGCGCTTATATAACATGGCACAATTGATCACAGAACATCTGAATAGTATATTTTTGCAACAATCAGTTATATTATTCTAGATGATGTTAACACTTTCGTTCAGCTTATAGAAATCAACGTATaatcaaatgtattttatcatttcCGAAATGTTTTTGTTCGTTGCAATCAGCAGAAATAATCAACGAAAATACGTTTGTAGACGTTTTAAACTCATATATATTAATGTAGATTAAAAAGAAACTGTCAAAACCCTTAAACATacatcatttttgaaattattccaAACGTTTCTGAGAGAGAGATCATTAGGTCAGAATCTAAggcaaatttttaatttaaagatttttcttgtttattttgttgataTGTTTAACTATTAAATACATTATATGAATCACTCTAAATTACAAACCCGTAAATGTGGGTTTAGGTAGATATCtaaaatgtttgttaataacTTCCTTAAATTCAAGTATTCAATGGACATGAATGGATTATATCAAATCCATAAGCAGATCATGTGGAAGCACGTTTTTTCTTATCTCCTAGCACTGACCTTTATGGACCTCTGTAATCTGCAGTTTCATTAACTGGATTTCACGACGGaataaaggggcctccgtggccaaggggttaaggtcgttgacttcaaatcacttgcccgcaccgatgtaggttcgaccctcactcggggcgttgaattcttcatgtgaggaagccgtacAGCTGGTttaaggaaggtcggtgattctacccaggtgcccgcccgtgacgaaataatgcacagaggggcacctgggatcttcctccaatATTGTAGCTGAAAAGTCGTCATAATACCTATAACTGTGTTGtgacgttaaacaaaaaaaaaaaacatataaagacggaataaaacattaaacaaaacacGGAATATATTTGTGCTagcattttatcataataatttcCTGTCACGAAAACGATTACACCTATTAACAACTATACTGAAAACAattagtttttgaaatattttatgagcCTTCAATcagtaaataaaaacattaaagttgCTGTGAAATACCGACTCCTTGTCAGACCGCCAGTTGCCATAAActgtgaaatgtaaaaaaaaaaaatagtattaagtgtACGTACCAAACACAGATATTACAATAATAGCCGCAACAACTTTGCCACGCATTTTTCTCTATGTTCATTACTATCCACCCGTTTACAAGCGCACCATTTCCTCCTCTGCTTAAAGGTTGATTAAAGCAACGTTTTAATTTGGTCATGACCCATGCGCAGTAGGTACCATCATCGCAACAAAGCAATAAAACATTTAGTTTCGGgaatattttaacatcaataagCCTTTCCGCATAGTTAACGGTGCAATTTCACAATGTCATGAGTAATAGTGCAAAATAATTTCAAGGTTGTAATATATATGCCGTCTATAACAATCAAACAGGGAAAGAACTTTTAGCTTAAAACAAGtctgccagactgtcacaaaatacgcccgtcatcaaacttggcctatttaaaggggcataatccaagagtgcctgaggcaatatgggtg
This is a stretch of genomic DNA from Mercenaria mercenaria strain notata chromosome 4, MADL_Memer_1, whole genome shotgun sequence. It encodes these proteins:
- the LOC123553198 gene encoding uncharacterized protein LOC123553198, with amino-acid sequence MRGKVVAAIIVISVFGAAHGGLEDFLSMATNLAGSLGTKNSGQIPRGNGCVINWSFQGMLMGLEWRYMGVCTDSCTYETETVFKQSRGGAVEHCLQNLMRKIARHGEL